ctgtatcacactatattcacattgaatacacgtatatttgatgctgtttgaatgtagatattgaaactcactgtatcacactatattcacattgaatacacgtatatttgatgctgtttgaatgtagatattgaaactgactgtatcactatattcacattgaatacacgaacatttgatgctgtttgaatgtagatattgaaactcactgtatcacactatattcacattgaatacacgtatatttgatgctgtttgaatgtagatattgaaactcactgtatcacactatattcacattgaatacacgtatatttgataatgtttgaatgtagatcatgaaactgattctataacactatattcacattgaatacacgtatatttgatgctgtttgaatgtagatattgaaactcactgtatcatactatattcacattgaatacacgtatatttgatactgtttgaatgtagatattgaaactgattctataacactatattcacattgaatacacgtatatttgatgctgtttgaatgtagatattgaaactcactgtatcaacactatattcacattgaatacacgtatatttgataatgtttgaatgtagatcatgaaactgattctataatactatattcacattgaatacacatatatttgatgctgtttgaatgtagatcatgaaactgattctataacactatattcacattgaatacacgtatatttgatgctgtttgaatgtagatattgaaactcattgtatcacactatattcacattgaatacacgtatatttgatgctgtttgaatgtagatattgaaactcactgtatcaacactatattcacattgaatacacgtatatttgatactgtttgaatgtagatcatgaaactgattctataacactatattcacattgaatacacgtatatttgatgctgtttgaatgtagatattgaaactcactgtatcacactatattcacattgaatacacgtatatttgatactgtttgaatgtcagatcattgaaactgattctataacactatattcacattgaatacacgtatatttgatgctgtttgaatgtagatattgaaactcactgtatcacactatattcacattgaatacacgtatatttgatgctgtttgaatgtagatattgaaactcactgtatcacactatattcacattgaatacacgtatatttgatgctgtttgaatgtagatattgaaactcactgtatcacactatattcacattgaatacacgtatatttgatactgtttgaatgtagatcatgaaactgattctataacactatattcacattgaatacacgtatatttgatattgtttgaatgtagatcatgaaactgattctataacactatattcacattgaatacacgtatatttgatgctgtttgaatgtagatattgaaactcactgtatcacactatattcacattgaatacacgtatatttgatactgtttgaatgtagatcatgaaactgattctataacactatattcacattgaatacacgtatatttgatactgtttaatgtagatcatgaaactgattctataacactatattcacattgaatacacgtatatttgatactgtttgaatgtagatcatgaaactgattctataacactatattcacattgaatacacgtatatttgatgctgtttgaatgtagatattgaaactcactgtatcacactatattcacattgaatacacgtatatttgatgctgtttgaatgtagatattgaaactcactgtatcacactatattcacattgaatacacgtatatttgataatgtttgaatgtagatcatgaaactgattctataatactatattcacattgaatacacgtatatttgatgctgtttgaatgtagatattgaaactcactgtatcacactatattcacattgaatacacgtatatttgatgctgtttgaatgtagatattgaaactcactgtatcacactatattcacattgaatacacgtatatttgatgctgtttgaatgtagatattgaaactcactgtatcacactatattcacattgaatacacgtatatttgatgctgtttgaatgtagatattaaaactcactgtatcacactatattcacattgaatacacgtatatttgatactgtttgaatgtagatcatgaaactgattctataacactatattcacattgaatacacgtatatttgatgctgtttgaatgtagatattgaaactcactgtatcacactatattcacattgaatacacgtatatttgatgctgtttgaatgtagatattgaaactcactgtatcacactatattcacattgaatacacgtatatttgatactgtttgaatgtagatcatgaaactcattctataacactatattcacattgaatacacgtatatttgatgctgtttgaatgtagatattgaaactcactgtatcacactatattcacattgaatacacgtatatttgatgctgtttgaatgtagatattgaaactcactgtatcacactatattcacattgaatacacatatatttgatactgtttgaatgtagatcatgaaactgattctataacactatattcacattgaatacacgtatatttgatgctgtttgaatgtagatattgaaactcactgtatcacactatattcacattgaatacacgtatatttgatactgtttgaatgtagatcatgaaactgttctataacactatattcacattgaatacacgtatatttgatgctgtttgaatgtagatattgaaactcattctatcacactatattcacattgaatacacgtatatttgatgctgtttgaatgtagatattgaaactcactgtatcacactatattcacattgaatacacgtatatttgatactgtttgaatgtagatcatgaaactgattctataacactatattcacattgaatacacgtatatttgatgctgtttgaatgtagatattgaaactcactgtatcacactatattcacattgaatacacgtatatttgatgctgtttgaatgtagatattgaaactcactgtatcacactatattcacattgaatacacgtatatttgatactgtttgaatgtagatcatgaaactgattctataacactatattcacattgaatacacgtatatttgataatgtttgaatgtagatcatgaaactgattctataacactatattcacattgaatacacgtatatttgatgctatttgaatgtagatattgaaactcactgtatcacacaatattcacattgaatacacgtatatttgatgctatttgaatgtagatatgaaactcactgtatcacacaatattcacattgaatacacgtatatttgatgctgtttgaaagtagatattgaaactcactgtatcacactatattcacattgaatacacatatatttgatgctgtttgaatgtagatattgaaactcactgtatcacactatattcacattgaatacaagtatatttgatgctgtttgaatgtagatcatgaaactgattgtataacactatattcacattgaatacacgtatatttgatgctgtttgaatgtagatattgaaactcactgtatcacactatattcacattgaatacacgtatatttgatgctgtttgaatgtagattttgaaactcactgtatcacactatattcacattgaatatacgtatatttgatgctgtttgaatgtaatattgaaactcactgtatcacactatattcacattgaataaacgtatatttgatgctgtttgaatgtagatattgaaactcattctatcacactatattcacattgaatacacgtatatttgatgctgtttgaatgtagatattgaaactcatgtatctatattcacactatattcacattgaatacacgtatatttgatgctgtttgaatgtagatattgaaactcactgtatcacactatattcacaatgaatacacgtatatttcatactgtttgaatgtaaatattgatactcactgtatcacactatattcacattgaatacagatatatttgatactgtttgaatgtacatcatgaaactgattctataacactatattcacattgaatacacgcatatttgatgctgtttgaatacagatattgaaactcactgtatcacactatattcacattgaatacacgcatatttgatgctgtttgaatacagatattgaaactcactgtatcacacaatattcacattcaatacacgtatatttgatgctgtttgaatgtaaatattgaaactcactgtatcacactgtattcacattgaatacacgtatatttgatgctgtttgaatgtagatattgaaactcactgtatcacactatttcacattgaatacacgtatatttgatgctgtttgaatgtagatattgaaactcactgtatcaaactatattcacattgaatatacgtatatttgatgctgtttgaatgtagatattgaaactcactgtatcacactatattcacattgaatacacgtatatttgatgctgtttgaatgtagatattgaaactgattctatcacactatattcacattaaatacacgtatatttgatgctgtttgaatgtaaatattgaaactcactgtatcacactatattcacattgaatacacgtatatttgatgctgtttgaatgtagatattgaaactcactgtatcacactatattcacattgaatacacgtatatttgatgctgtttgaatgtagatattgaaactcactgtatcacactatattcacattgaatacaaatatatttgatgctgtttgaatgtagatattgaaattcactgtatcacactatattcacattgaatacacgtatatttgatactgtttaatgtacatcatgaaactgattctataacactatattcacattgaatacacgtatatttgatattgtttaatgtacatcatgaaactgattctataacactatattcacattgaatacacgcatatttgatgctgtttgaatacagatattgaaactcactgtatcacactatattcacattgaatacatgtatatttgatactgtttgaaggtacatcatgaaactgattctataacactatattcacattgaatacacgtatatttgatactgtttaatgtacatcatgaaactgattctataacactatattcacattgaatacacgtatatttgatactgtttaatgtacatcatgaaactgattctataacactatattcacattgaatacacgtatatttgatgctgtttgaatgtagatattgaaactcactgtatcacactatattcacattgaatgcacgtatatttgatgctgtttgaatgtagatattgaaactcactgtatcacactatattcacattgaatacacgtatatttcataatgtttgaatgtacatcatgaaactgattctataatactatattcacattgaatacacatatatttgatgctgtttgaatatagatattgaaactcactgtatcacactatattcacattgaatacacgcatatttgatgctatttgaatacagatattgaaactcactgtatcacacaatattcacattgaatacacgtatatttgatgctgtttgaatgtagatattgaaactcactgtatcacactatattcacattgaatacacgtatatttgatgctgtttgaatgtagatattgaaactcactgtatcacactatattcacattgaatatacgtatatttgatgctgtttgaatgtagatattgaaactcactgtatcacactgtCACTAATCAAGTAGACTAGGACCAGTTCGGGTTTCTCTCAAAGCTCgtgaattgaattattttgactGCCGGTaaactttaaatgtctttgTATTTGTCTTAGAGGAGAGTGACGCAGTAGTAAGTATACGGATACGTGTAGACTATCTGTAGACTAGGCAAGTAATAGACTGTGTCAGACAATAGGTGAGTAAGTTTCCATTACTCCTCGTCTGGGACAAAATAGAGAGGGGGGAAGCCGCTTCTTGCTGGTCGATACGCCGCATCCGTCACATAGCCGGCCCTGTTTCGGACAAAACACCTTCGTCGGATGCGATTTCCAGCAGGCACAATTTAGTAGTAGGGCGTTCGAGTTCCCCGGCTTTCGTACGCACACGAGCGGAGCGGACGACACCATCGCTGCCACGGAAGACTTTTATTACTCGACCGGTTGGCCAGTCGCCACGACGTGAATTGTTGTCTACAATTAACACTAAGTCGCCAGTTGCAAGGTTTCGCCGATTCTTGAGCCACTTGCGTCGCTCAATTAACTCAGGAACATACTCTCGAAGCCATCTCTGCCAAAAATGACTCGCGATTGCTTGAGTATGACGCCAGGTCTTTGCGGATGGAGCGGGATGGTGAGATGAGTTATCCGGCACAGGATTTCCGTTGGCTCGACCGAGAAGAAAGTGGTTTGGGGTGAGTGGCTCCGGCTCACGAGGGTCGACAGCGACGTGCGTAAGAGGCCGACCGTTTAGCATGTTTTCAACTGCTACGAGGGCTGATGAGAGTGTCTCATCAGTTAACGTTTGACCATTCAATACAGATCGTAATGCGGATTTGCCTGATTGAATAAGTCGTTCCCAGCTGCCGCCAAAGTGTGGAGCAGCGGGTGGGTTGAATATCCAATGGATGGATTTTCGAGCGAGACGTTCGGCAATGGAGGATGAATCCAGATGTTTCATGGCGTCTCGTAGCTCTTTTTCACCTGCGGTTAGGTTAGTGCCGTTGTCACTGTACACGGTGGACGGGCAACCTCGACGATTCGCGAAGCGCCAAAAGGAGTGGAGAAATGAGTCGGTGTCGAGCGTCCATGCCATTTCGAAATGTACGGCGCGAGTGGTAAGGCACATAAAGATGACACCCCATCTCTTAGCGGTGCGCCGATTCAATACCACGTCGATTGGGCCGAAATAGTCTATTCCGGTGACAGTGAACGGGGGTAAGTGTGACATCAGTCGGTTGGCAGGTAGCGCAGACATCAGAGGCGGCTCCGGTTTGGCGTGCTTTAGGCGGCAGTCTGGACAACGGGCAAGCACCTTTTGTACGGTTTGACGGAACCGAAGGATGTAATATTCCAGTCTGAGCTCACTGATTGTCCGCTCAACGCGCTCATGGCCGACACGGATGTGACAGTGAATTATCAGCAATCGGGCGATCGGGCTGGCGTGATGAAGGATGATCGGGTGTTTGATAAGCTCAGTGAAAGCTCCTTTCTCAATACGTCCACGTACTCTTAACAATCCAGACTCGTCGATGAATGGTGTAAGCTGATTTAACTTCGATAACGCTGGAATGCCTTTTCCGCTCGACAACTCGTTGATTTCCAATTTGAAGAAAGCTTGCTGGTCGAGGCGTAAGGCGACTAATTTTGCGTCTAGGAGGTCGGATGCACTGAGATATCTGGGGCTAGGTTGCTGTACTGGATGCTTACAGTACATTCTCACAAAACGGACAAGCCACCCGATTACCCGCAGATATCGATCCCATGAAGAAACACCTTTCGCGTAGTTGAACAATGGGCTGGTTGCTGGTGAACGTATTACGCCGGCCCATTTTGTGGGTGCAATTTCTGGATCGTTTTCAGTAGGTTCCTCAAATCCTTCGGTTAGCGGCCAACTGCACGGGTGATGACGTAGGAACGGTGGTCCAGCAAACCAACGGTGGTTTTGGTTTAATGACTCGATGCGGATTCCACGTGATGCGTCATCAGCAGGATTTAGCTCCCCTGGTATGTGTCGCCACTGAGTTGCTTTTGACGATTCTAGAATTTCGGTTATCCGGTGGGCTACAAATGTGTGGAAACGACAGCTTTTAGCGTGGATCCATCGTAAAACAGTCGTAGAATCGGTCCAAAATGTTACGTCGATTTCCTTGTCCAGTCGTAGCTCGTGCACAACGGTTAAAGACAGCTGTAGGCCTAACACCGCACCTTTCAGTTCTAGTCGGGGGATGGATATTTGTCGAACTGGAGCAACTCTAGCCTTGCCGATCACAAGACGCACGCTGACCTTCCCGTTTGGATTAACTGCTCGATAGTAGACAGCTGCTCCGAATCCTAGTTCAGACGCGTCGGAAAACACGTGCAAAGAAACGGAGAGAGGTGATGCTTCGGCTCGTAAACTTCGTGGAATCTGAAGCTGTTGCAAATGTTGCAGGCTGGAGTGCCAATTTTTCCATCGTTTTTCTAGGCTGAGGGGTAGAGGGTCGTCCCAATGAATTTGCGCTCGCCAACAGTCTTGCAGGATGACTCTTGCTTGGAGGAGAACGGGACTCAAAAAACCAAGCGGATCATAAACGGACGCTGATACTTTCAACACTTCCCGCATGGTTGTGCGTTGAGAATCCATCGATACTTTGAATTCAAAGGCATCGGTTTCCCAGTTCAGCAATAGTCCAAGCGTTCCTTCAGTTGGTAATTGGTCgaaatttaaattcagtgGTACGGACAGCGCTGTTTGATCTTGTTGAGCAAGGATGGTACGAGAGTTGGACATGATTTGCCTCAGTTCAAACCCCCCAAGTTGACATAGGCGTTTGACATGGACAATGTGGTTGCTCGTAACTAATTCGTTGTCGGCAGAATATAGCACGTTGTCGACataagtgttttcttttagtacACGCACTACGTCCGGATACTTTTCTTGAAAGTCTTCTGCAGTACGGTGGATGGCAAAGATGCACGTCGTGGGGGATGAAACGGCACCAAACACGTGTCGGGTCATTTTGTATACGAGGACAGGTTCGGTGGATCCAGGTTTTCGGTAAAAGAAACGTAAAGCGTCCTGGTCTAGTTCTGGTACGGCAACTTGATGATACATTGCTTTGATGTCGGCAGCGACGGCGAACTTGAAATGTCTAAAACGTAGCAAAACTCCAACTAGGCTTGTCAACAAATCCGGTCCTTTGAGCAACGAATTGTTTAACGATTTTCCTTTGAACGTTGCCGAACAGTTGAACACGATTCGTACTTTGTCGGGCTTTCGGGGTGAGATGACGCCGTGATGTGGAATGTACCAAGTACGTCCTGGCGTACCGATTTCACTGGCTGATACGGGTTTGGCGTATCCTGACGagatgtagtcttccatgccTTGGCGGTACTTTTCAGCATACCACGAATCTCGCATGAAGCGAGCTTCTAACATTTGGAATTGACGACTGACGACTGCATAATTGTTGGGTAACGTAACGTCGTTGTTCTTCCACATCAATCCAACTTCATAACGTTCTCCCGTATGGCGGATCGTGGACTTCAGAATGTTTAACGCGTACTGATCAGTATCGCTGAGGCGTTCCTTGTAAGGACTCGTGATACTTGATATGTCGTCTTCCCAAAGACGAGCGATGCTTTGTCGTAGTTCACATTCAGCTGATACAGTATGGATGAGATTAACACGAGGAAGTCCCGAGGAAGGTCTTGATGTTGGAATAGGCCCTGCCACACACCATCCAAATGGAGTAAGCACTGCGTCGGGTCCATCTGAATCTGGAGCAATACGCTCTTCGATGATAGTGTGTGCGCCGCGTACGTTGCGACCAATTAGGACGGCGACTTGCGATAGATCTACCGATGGTAGATCTAAGTCAGAAAGATGTTGCCATTTCGCTTTCAGTAATGGCCAGTCGAACTTGTGCCGTGATAAACGTATAGCTGGAACGACATAAGCTGATTTCACGTTGAACGTAGATGCGCCATCCTCGGAAGATAAGTTAAACGACACTTTCTTTGATGGAATCGATGGGTCTTCACCGTGGAATGTGCCAATGCAGAAAGAGCCGCTACTTCCTTCAAGTCCCAAAATTTCAGCAACCGTTTTCGTGATGAGAGTTGTTTCAGCACCGTTGTCGATTAGGGCGTATGTAGTAGCTAATTTGTCACCATTGGAGATTTGTACTGGAACGACAGCGAGAAGTACGTGTTGATCGAAGTCTTCAATGCTCGTGGTGCCAACACTAGCGACGGGAACGGAAGGGCTTTTTGCCGGCCCATTTGCGGATGGTTCAAAGGTCACGAAGATCTTTGGGGCACCGTGCAGGAGAGTGTGGTGACTTTTGTTACAGCCGTTTTCAGTACATTTTCGCTTCTTGAAGCATTCCCGACTTTTATGGCCGCGTCCCAGACATTTTAGACAACACCTCAGATTGCGGATCGCCTCAACTCTTTTGTCCATCGACAGCTGGACAAACTCTTCGCATTTCTCCATATGATGGTTCATGCTGCACAGAGGACATGAACGTTGTAGATCGGTAGAGGTTTCACGGTGTTGAGTTTCCGGGTGCTCAATTGTTTTCATGGCTTGGGGTACACTGCTAGTGGGAACAGGCTGTGACGTGCTATATACTCCAGGGCGAGACTGTTGTTTAGGACGATGCGATGTGTTGGCTGGTTTGCGCTCGGGTGTGTGTGCTGCAAACAGAGTATGTTTGATTACCATTTCTGCCTTCACGATGTTCTGGAGCCATTTGTCAAAGTCGTCCAGGGAAAGTGAATTCGGGTAGGCTTTCACTATTTTCTTTCCCCACTTGCTCTTCAGATCGTCGGGTAGTTTGTCGACAAGAGTTTCCAGTAAACCACTGGAACGTAGTTCACTTTCGTAGCCGAGATTTCGAAGCGAGGCTACGGCTCCATGCAACGTAGTACTGAATTTCAACAGCGTCTGATAGTCACGGGAATGTCGTATCACGGGCAAGCTTAATATTGTGCGGATGTATGCTCTGGATACGAGATGCGGATGTCCATAAGTTTGCTCAAGCTGCTTGAGAGCTTCTTCATATAATGCAGGGTTGTTGAGACAGTCTCCCAGACTGTCTCGGATTTCGCGTGTAACACAATGGCGGAGAATGGCCATTTTCTGGGTAGGTGTAAGATTTGGATCCCCTTCGACCATATCACGAAACATGGCTGCAAAGTCAGGCCATTTCAAAGGGTCTCCATCGAAGGGCTCACAGTCGATTTTTGGCTTACGGAATATCGATGTATGTGAGCGGTCGCCAACGATGTTGTTTGCCACAGGACTTAGCGACAGGCTCGTGTAAGGCCTTAAAGGTTCATTGGGTTTGCCAGTTGCGACGTTCGGGCTATTGTTTGTATGGCCATCCGGTGGTCCCCACACGTTGCTGCTGAATAAAGAGGCTCCTTGCGGCTGCTTTGGACGGGTTCCCAACGTGCAATATTCTTGTCCATTTTGCCACGGCATTGAACTCAACTTCCAATCGACCTTTTCTTTCGCGGGTTGATTTCGCTCTTCTAACCTCTTTAGCCGGTCACCCATTTCGGTTATGATGGCTTCATGTTGCTCGCGTAGACTTTTCTGTTCTTGTTCAAGCTGACGACGTTGCGTGATATTGGCGGTGTCACGGAGACGGCGATCTTTTTCTAATTCGAGAGTTAGGTTGCGCAATTTCACATTAGACTCGTGTAACTGCTGAGCGTGTTCGTTGGACTTCTGTTTCTCAAGGAGCAACGCTTCTTCAAGCTTAcgacctttttcttcttcttcctgcaGCCGCTTCCGCAGATCCAGACGAGATCCAGAAGACTTCACGGTTGTGTTGGTAACACTGCTTGCCACGTTGATGCTTTCTGGGGGGTTTTCTAGGTCGACTGGAAGTTCGATGGCGGCAGCTGCTTGTTGTGCCATCGATTCATTGATGATGCTACTACGCGGTGATTCAGATTGCCTTGCCTTAGCTAAGGCTTGATGGCGTTGATGGCTTGCGGCGATGAATCGGTCGATGTCTTGGAGGACGGATGTgcattcttcttctattttctcCATGTAAGTAATGTCGTCATCATTCTTCGGGGGAACGTAATTGGGAGCAGCTAAATATCTTCGGTGGGCTTTGAGGCATGCTTCGAAAAGATCCATTATTAGTTCACGGTGGGATTGAATCGAGGTAGCACAAGCGCCTTGCTCCAACAATGTACGGCTTTTTTTCAGAATGTTTGTACAACGTCTTTTTTCGGTACTTCGGGCTCTTTTCAGGAAGCTGATGTTGACACCGGCCTGGTCGGATTCTACATCTTGAACGAAATCTTCGTCTGACACGGCGATGTCCTTTCGACGGCTAATGACAGTGTCATCGGAATCAGAATCCCCGCTGTACCGATCAGGTTCATCTTCGAGTGCTGTGGCCATTGCTGGTTGCTTTACGATAGGACTAAGCACACTCACAAGAAGGGTTTCACGAAAAGTAATGTAATCTTGACCACTGGCGGTAGTACGGCGTGGTGAATGGGCGGATGTGACGGATAATAACGGATGCGCCTAAACACGCGGTACTCGCGCACTAGCCAAGATGTAACTTTAGTACGGGGCACTTTAAACGGTTGAAAGTGATAGCAACGTGACGTGACTAGTGTTAACGATTGTCTTGAGCTGAAAGTATACGTCTGGATTCACGGATGTCATAGACATAGGCGGATACGTTTGGGCAAGACTGCgacttacacacacacactacgACGTCGATTTTATCTACCACTTCACTTTTAACGTCTCAGTTTGCTTGTCAAGCGATAGAATTGTTTTAAACGATTACTACAATTAAGAATTCTCTTCCAAGTTAACGGATGCCACGGATTTAAATGGATACCTTCGGTCACGCTGGTTTCACGCGTACGATGAGAGAGAatttcccggtcgatgcaccaAATTTTGATTGTCACTAATCAAGTAGACTAGGACCAGTTCGGGTTTCTCTCAAAGCTCgtgaattgaattattttgactGCCGGTaaactttaaatgtctttgTATTTGTCTTAGAGGAGAGTGACGCAGTAGTAAatatttcatactgtttgaatgtaaatattgaaactcactgtatcacactatattcacattgaatacagatatatttgatactgttgaaggtacatcatgaaactgattctataacactatattcacattgaatacacgcatatttggtgctgtttgaatacagatattgaaactcactgtatcacactatattcacattgaatacacgcatatttgatgctgtttgaatacagatattgaaactcactgtatcacacaatattcacattgaatacacgtatatttgatgctgtttgaatgtagatattgaaactcactgtatcacactatattcacattgaatacacgtatatttgatgctgtttgaatgtagatattgaaactcactgtatcacactatattcacattgaatacacgtatatttgatgctgtttgatactcactgtatatatattcacattgaatacacgtatatttgatgctgtttgaatgtagatattgaaactcactgtatcacactatattcacattgaata
The window above is part of the Daphnia carinata strain CSIRO-1 chromosome 7, CSIRO_AGI_Dcar_HiC_V3, whole genome shotgun sequence genome. Proteins encoded here:
- the LOC130685700 gene encoding uncharacterized protein LOC130685700, giving the protein MATALEDEPDRYSGDSDSDDTVISRRKDIAVSDEDFVQDVESDQAGVNISFLKRARSTEKRRCTNILKKSRTLLEQGACATSIQSHRELIMDLFEACLKAHRRYLAAPNYVPPKNDDDITYMEKIEEECTSVLQDIDRFIAASHQRHQALAKARQSESPRSSIINESMAQQAAAAIELPVDLENPPESINVASSVTNTTVKSSGSRLDLRKRLQEEEEKGRKLEEALLLEKQKSNEHAQQLHESNVKLRNLTLELEKDRRLRDTANITQRRQLEQEQKSLREQHEAIITEMGDRLKRLEERNQPAKEKVDWKLSSMPWQNGQEYCTLGTRPKQPQGASLFSSNVWGPPDGHTNNSPNVATGKPNEPLRPYTSLSLSPVANNIVGDRSHTSIFRKPKIDCEPFDGDPLKWPDFAAMFRDMVEGDPNLTPTQKMAILRHCVTREIRDSLGDCLNNPALYEEALKQLEQTYGHPHLVSRAYIRTILSLPVIRHSRDYQTLLKFSTTLHGAVASLRNLGYESELRSSGLLETLVDKLPDDLKSKWGKKIVKAYPNSLSLDDFDKWLQNIVKAEMVIKHTLFAAHTPERKPANTSHRPKQQSRPGVYSTSQPVPTSSVPQAMKTIEHPETQHRETSTDLQRSCPLCSMNHHMEKCEEFVQLSMDKRVEAIRNLRCCLKCLGRGHKSRECFKKRKCTENGCNKSHHTLLHGAPKIFVTFEPSANGPAKSPSVPVASVGTTSIEDFDQHVLLAVVPVQISNGDKLATTYALIDNGAETTLITKTVAEILGLEGSSGSFCIGTFHGEDPSIPSKKVSFNLSSEDGASTFNVKSAYVVPAIRLSRHKFDWPLLKAKWQHLSDLDLPSVDLSQVAVLIGRNVRGAHTIIEERIAPDSDGPDAVLTPFGWCVAGPIPTSRPSSGLPRVNLIHTVSAECELRQSIARLWEDDISSITSPYKERLSDTDQYALNILKSTIRHTGERYEVGLMWKNNDVTLPNNYAVVSRQFQMLEARFMRDSWYAEKYRQGMEDYISSGYAKPVSASEIGTPGRTWYIPHHGVISPRKPDKVRIVFNCSATFKGKSLNNSLLKGPDLLTSLVGVLLRFRHFKFAVAADIKAMYHQVAVPELDQDALRFFYRKPGSTEPVLVYKMTRHVFGAVSSPTTCIFAIHRTAEDFQEKYPDVVRVLKENTYVDNVLYSADNELVTSNHIVHVKRLCQLGGFELRQIMSNSRTILAQQDQTALSVPLNLNFDQLPTEGTLGLLLNWETDAFEFKVSMDSQRTTMREVLKVSASVYDPLGFLSPVLLQARVILQDCWRAQIHWDDPLPLSLEKRWKNWHSSLQHLQQLQIPRSLRAEASPLSVSLHVFSDASELGFGAAVYYRAVNPNGKVSVRLVIGKARVAPVRQISIPRLELKGAVLGLQLSLTVVHELRLDKEIDVTFWTDSTTVLRWIHAKSCRFHTFVAHRITEILESSKATQWRHIPGELNPADDASRGIRIESLNQNHRWFAGPPFLRHHPCSWPLTEGFEEPTENDPEIAPTKWAGVIRSPATSPLFNYAKGVSSWDRYLRVIGWLVRFVRMYCKHPVQQPSPRYLSASDLLDAKLVALRLDQQAFFKLEINELSSGKGIPALSKLNQLTPFIDESGLLRVRGRIEKGAFTELIKHPIILHHASPIARLLIIHCHIRVGHERVERTISELRLEYYILRFRQTVQKVLARCPDCRLKHAKPEPPLMSALPANRLMSHLPPFTVTGIDYFGPIDVVLNRRTAKRWGVIFMCLTTRAVHFEMAWTLDTDSFLHSFWRFANRRGCPSTVYSDNGTNLTAGEKELRDAMKHLDSSSIAERLARKSIHWIFNPPAAPHFGGSWERLIQSGKSALRSVLNGQTLTDETLSSALVAVENMLNGRPLTHVAVDPREPEPLTPNHFLLGRANGNPVPDNSSHHPAPSAKTWRHTQAIASHFWQRWLREYVPELIERRKWLKNRRNLATGDLVLIVDNNSRRGDWPTGRVIKVFRGSDGVVRSARVRTKAGELERPTTKLCLLEIASDEGVLSETGPAM